The proteins below are encoded in one region of Equus caballus isolate H_3958 breed thoroughbred chromosome 16, TB-T2T, whole genome shotgun sequence:
- the CCR4 gene encoding C-C chemokine receptor type 4 isoform X1 encodes MGCETRASRQATQRRPPLPLIGCEKRVLRHAFKGSIVAGAALTAHRHVCFQARCVLRASSDWVQICLEEPVDLKMNPTDIVDTTVDESIYNNYYLYENIPKPCTKEGIKAFGELFLPPLYSLVFLFGLLGNSVVVLVLCKYKRLKSMTDVYLLNLAISDLLFVFSLPFWGYYAADQWVFGLGLCKIISWMYLVGFYSGIFFIMLMSIDRYLAIVHAVFSLRARTLTYGVITSLATWSLSVFASLPGLLFSTCYTEHNHTYCKTKYSSNSTRWRVLSSLEINVLGLVIPLGIMLFCYSMIIKTLQHCKNEKKNKAVKMIFAVVVLFLGFWTPYNVVLFLETLVELEVLQDCTFERHLDYAIQATETLAFVHCCLNPVIYFFLGEKFRKYIVKLFKTCRGPFVLCQYCSFLQIYSSDTPSSSYTQSTVDHDRHDAL; translated from the exons ATGGGTTGCGAGACTCGCGCCTCCAGGCAAGCCACTCAGAGGCGTCCACCCTTGCCTCTGATTGGCTGTGAGAAGCGCGTGCTCAGACACGCTTTTAAGGGCAGCATCGTTGCCGGGGCAGCGTTAACTGCCCACCGCCATGTTTGTTTTCAGGCTCGGTGTGTGCTGAGAG CTTCTTCTGATTGGGTTCAGATCTGCCTTGAGGAGCCTGTAGATTTGAAAATGAACCCCACGGATATAGTAGACACCACCGTGGATGAAAGCATCTATAACAATTACTATCTCTATGAAAATATCCCCAAACCTTGCACCAAAGAAGGCATCAAGGCATTCGGGGAGCTCTTCCTGCCCCCACTGTACTCCTTGGTCTTTCTGTTTGGTCTGCTTGGGAATTCCGTGGTGGTTCTGGTCCTGTGTAAGTACAAGCGGCTCAAGTCCATGACTGACGTGTACCTGCTCAACCTTGCCATCTCGGACCTGCTCTTCGtgttctccctccctttctgggGCTACTACGCTGCAGACCAGTGGGTTTTTGGACTCGGTCTCTGCAAGATTATTTCCTGGATGTACTTGGTGGGTTTTTACAGTGGCATATTCTTCATCATGCTCATGAGCATCGATAGATACCTGGCGATTGTACATGCGGTGTTTTCCTTGAGAGCGAGGACCTTGACTTATGGGGTTATCACCAGCTTGGCCACATGGTCGTTGTCTGTATTCGCCTCCCTTCCAGGCCTTTTATTCAGCACTTGTTACACTGAGCACAACCATACCTACTGCAAAACCAAGTACTCTTCCAACTCCACGAGGTGGAGGGTTCTGAGCTCCCTGGAGATCAACGTTCTAGGACTGGTGATCCCCTTGGGGATCATGCTGTTTTGCTACTCCATGATCATCAAGACCTTGCAGCACTGTAAAAACGAGAAGAAGAACAAGGCAGTGAAGATGATCTTTGCGGTCGTGGTCCTCTTCCTGGGGTTCTGGACACCCTACAATGTGGTGCTCTTCCTGGAGACCCTGGTGGAGCTAGAGGTCCTTCAGGACTGCACCTTTGAAAGACACTTGGACTATGCCATTCAGGCCACAGAGACCCTGGCTTTTGTTCACTGCTGCCTTAATCCAGTCATCTACTTTTTCCTGGGAGAAAAATTTCGCAAGTACATCGTAAAGCTCTTCAAAACCTGCAGGGGCCCTTTTGTGCTCTGCCAATACTGTAGTTTCCTCCAAATTTACTCCTCTGACACCCCCAGCTCGTCTTACACGCAGTCCACAGTGGATCATGATCGCCATGATGCtctgtaa
- the CCR4 gene encoding C-C chemokine receptor type 4 isoform X2 yields the protein MNPTDIVDTTVDESIYNNYYLYENIPKPCTKEGIKAFGELFLPPLYSLVFLFGLLGNSVVVLVLCKYKRLKSMTDVYLLNLAISDLLFVFSLPFWGYYAADQWVFGLGLCKIISWMYLVGFYSGIFFIMLMSIDRYLAIVHAVFSLRARTLTYGVITSLATWSLSVFASLPGLLFSTCYTEHNHTYCKTKYSSNSTRWRVLSSLEINVLGLVIPLGIMLFCYSMIIKTLQHCKNEKKNKAVKMIFAVVVLFLGFWTPYNVVLFLETLVELEVLQDCTFERHLDYAIQATETLAFVHCCLNPVIYFFLGEKFRKYIVKLFKTCRGPFVLCQYCSFLQIYSSDTPSSSYTQSTVDHDRHDAL from the coding sequence ATGAACCCCACGGATATAGTAGACACCACCGTGGATGAAAGCATCTATAACAATTACTATCTCTATGAAAATATCCCCAAACCTTGCACCAAAGAAGGCATCAAGGCATTCGGGGAGCTCTTCCTGCCCCCACTGTACTCCTTGGTCTTTCTGTTTGGTCTGCTTGGGAATTCCGTGGTGGTTCTGGTCCTGTGTAAGTACAAGCGGCTCAAGTCCATGACTGACGTGTACCTGCTCAACCTTGCCATCTCGGACCTGCTCTTCGtgttctccctccctttctgggGCTACTACGCTGCAGACCAGTGGGTTTTTGGACTCGGTCTCTGCAAGATTATTTCCTGGATGTACTTGGTGGGTTTTTACAGTGGCATATTCTTCATCATGCTCATGAGCATCGATAGATACCTGGCGATTGTACATGCGGTGTTTTCCTTGAGAGCGAGGACCTTGACTTATGGGGTTATCACCAGCTTGGCCACATGGTCGTTGTCTGTATTCGCCTCCCTTCCAGGCCTTTTATTCAGCACTTGTTACACTGAGCACAACCATACCTACTGCAAAACCAAGTACTCTTCCAACTCCACGAGGTGGAGGGTTCTGAGCTCCCTGGAGATCAACGTTCTAGGACTGGTGATCCCCTTGGGGATCATGCTGTTTTGCTACTCCATGATCATCAAGACCTTGCAGCACTGTAAAAACGAGAAGAAGAACAAGGCAGTGAAGATGATCTTTGCGGTCGTGGTCCTCTTCCTGGGGTTCTGGACACCCTACAATGTGGTGCTCTTCCTGGAGACCCTGGTGGAGCTAGAGGTCCTTCAGGACTGCACCTTTGAAAGACACTTGGACTATGCCATTCAGGCCACAGAGACCCTGGCTTTTGTTCACTGCTGCCTTAATCCAGTCATCTACTTTTTCCTGGGAGAAAAATTTCGCAAGTACATCGTAAAGCTCTTCAAAACCTGCAGGGGCCCTTTTGTGCTCTGCCAATACTGTAGTTTCCTCCAAATTTACTCCTCTGACACCCCCAGCTCGTCTTACACGCAGTCCACAGTGGATCATGATCGCCATGATGCtctgtaa